The following proteins are encoded in a genomic region of Oceaniferula marina:
- a CDS encoding sodium:solute symporter family transporter: MTSYLSHLTAATSPSGSKVATLDVVIIIVYLLGIVGIGLYAGTVMKKKKAKAGAGESRDYFLAGGTLKWPMIGLALFATNISCVHLVSLAQSGFDTGLLNGNFEWMAAFTLILLSLFFAPFYIKSKVATLPDFLEKRYNRSCRDMLAVFSLVSAVIVHIGFSFLTGGIVLHDIFGVNIYVAIIAIAILTAIYTIVGGLLAVVLTETIETIVLIIGATIISYIAYQKMGGWSAMTEVLNTPNALGETESHRLSMLRPADDPDGMPWFAILLGYPVLGIWYWCADQTIVQRVLGAKDENHARVGPLFAGIVKIIPVFIFVLPGLLAFTMFKTGKLDMSDNIKPDVVDIRVAYANQTLTIDEASYDSLKASGVLSHAPQRHLTIDLKAAEKQNLLDPATIAAAREHGEPVYETKGIYTAMITQLLPDGLKGVIIAALIAALMSTVSGALNSISTLTAYDLFKRFKPETPDHQLVTIGRIAAAAALVIAIGLVPLLLKAPSIFNALNSIIAHIAAPVTCVFLLGVFWKKANATSAQWTMIIGAIAGITTYSCNASSYITGGFMMMAFYLFVFCVVVQVTITLVSGQSVPESSAKLCWDSPFDPVRQPGWRGIGNYKFLAILLLVIMVILYIVFQ, from the coding sequence GTGACTTCATATCTTTCTCACCTCACTGCAGCAACGTCACCTAGTGGAAGCAAGGTCGCCACTCTGGATGTCGTCATCATCATCGTTTACCTCTTAGGAATCGTTGGTATCGGTCTCTATGCAGGCACCGTGATGAAAAAGAAAAAGGCGAAAGCGGGTGCGGGGGAAAGCCGTGACTACTTCCTTGCCGGAGGCACTCTGAAGTGGCCCATGATTGGCTTGGCCCTTTTTGCCACCAACATCTCTTGTGTCCATCTCGTATCCCTGGCTCAGTCCGGGTTCGACACAGGTCTGCTGAATGGCAATTTTGAATGGATGGCAGCCTTTACGCTTATCCTGCTCTCTCTTTTCTTTGCTCCTTTCTATATTAAATCAAAGGTTGCCACCTTGCCTGACTTTCTTGAAAAGCGATACAACCGATCCTGCCGGGACATGCTCGCCGTTTTTTCGCTGGTTTCTGCCGTCATCGTCCATATTGGCTTTTCCTTTCTAACGGGAGGCATCGTGCTACACGATATCTTTGGTGTGAATATTTATGTTGCCATCATTGCCATCGCCATCCTCACGGCCATTTATACAATCGTCGGTGGGCTGCTCGCCGTCGTTCTCACAGAAACCATCGAAACAATCGTCCTGATTATCGGAGCCACCATCATTTCCTACATCGCCTATCAAAAAATGGGAGGATGGAGTGCCATGACGGAAGTATTGAATACACCTAACGCCTTGGGCGAAACTGAAAGCCACCGACTCTCGATGCTGCGCCCTGCTGACGACCCCGATGGTATGCCGTGGTTTGCCATATTACTCGGCTACCCCGTGCTGGGCATCTGGTATTGGTGTGCGGATCAAACCATCGTCCAGCGTGTTCTCGGGGCCAAGGATGAAAACCACGCCCGCGTCGGCCCTCTTTTTGCCGGGATTGTGAAGATCATCCCGGTCTTTATCTTTGTGCTTCCCGGACTGCTGGCTTTCACGATGTTTAAGACGGGAAAATTGGATATGAGCGATAACATTAAACCTGACGTCGTTGATATCAGGGTCGCCTATGCCAACCAAACATTGACAATAGACGAGGCAAGCTATGATTCGCTCAAAGCATCCGGCGTGCTCAGTCATGCGCCTCAACGGCACCTCACTATTGATCTCAAAGCGGCAGAAAAACAAAACCTACTCGACCCTGCAACCATCGCGGCAGCCCGTGAACACGGAGAGCCAGTCTATGAAACCAAAGGCATCTACACCGCGATGATTACCCAGCTTTTACCTGATGGTTTAAAAGGCGTCATCATTGCCGCGCTGATCGCCGCGCTCATGTCAACCGTATCAGGAGCACTCAACTCGATCTCCACACTCACTGCCTATGATTTGTTTAAACGCTTCAAACCTGAAACCCCGGATCACCAGCTGGTTACCATTGGGCGGATTGCAGCGGCCGCCGCCCTCGTCATCGCCATCGGGCTTGTTCCATTGTTACTCAAGGCCCCGAGTATCTTTAATGCCCTCAACTCAATCATTGCTCACATTGCAGCCCCCGTTACCTGTGTCTTCCTTCTGGGTGTTTTTTGGAAAAAAGCCAATGCCACTTCAGCCCAATGGACAATGATCATCGGGGCGATTGCAGGCATCACCACCTACTCATGCAATGCGTCATCATACATTACCGGAGGCTTTATGATGATGGCATTTTATCTCTTTGTCTTTTGTGTTGTTGTCCAAGTCACCATCACGCTGGTTTCGGGCCAGAGCGTCCCGGAATCGAGTGCCAAACTATGCTGGGACTCACCATTTGACCCGGTCCGCCAACCAGGATGGCGTGGCATCGGAAACTATAAGTTTCTCGCGATCCTTCTCCTTGTCATCATGGTCATCCTCTACATCGTTTTTCAATAA
- a CDS encoding enolase C-terminal domain-like protein, which produces MIKSIQTNDTRFDIGDQAGSDAIHKNPQYSYAVTLLKDNSGHTGSGLAFTLGEGNDLVCRGAEFLASSLQGRDIEDLMANFGEVQRKLADEQQFRWLGPHKGVAHLALSSVTNACWDLWAKTRGVPLWKLLLDLSPEELVNTIDFSYLEDELTKEQALKIITDHQATRKQREGILHQGYPGYDTSIGWFNYSDEQIKENVKKSVDAGFTAMKLKVGSSNMDADLKRTEIVRSGAGRLATLMVDANQQWTLSRALEFGERAKDYNLFWIEEPTHPDDILGHATLAKAYAPHTKVAAGEHVPNRIIFKNYFQAKAFGYCQADAVRVAGISEFLAISLMARQRNIPVVPHVGDMGQIHQHLVLFNHIGLGHEALLLEHIPHLSEHFIHPCQVSGGVYHTPQEPGMSSDLK; this is translated from the coding sequence GTGATTAAGAGCATTCAAACAAACGACACGCGTTTCGACATCGGAGATCAAGCGGGATCCGACGCCATCCACAAGAACCCGCAATACTCCTACGCCGTCACCCTGCTCAAGGACAATTCGGGCCACACGGGTTCCGGCTTGGCCTTCACCTTGGGTGAGGGAAACGACTTGGTCTGCCGCGGTGCTGAATTTTTAGCGAGCTCGCTCCAAGGCCGTGACATCGAAGATTTGATGGCCAACTTCGGGGAAGTTCAGAGAAAGCTGGCTGACGAACAACAGTTTCGTTGGCTCGGCCCGCATAAAGGAGTGGCCCACCTCGCCCTTTCCTCGGTCACCAACGCCTGCTGGGATCTCTGGGCAAAAACACGGGGCGTCCCACTTTGGAAACTTCTTCTCGACCTATCCCCCGAAGAACTCGTCAACACCATCGACTTTTCCTACCTCGAAGACGAACTCACCAAGGAACAGGCACTCAAGATCATCACAGACCATCAAGCTACCCGCAAACAACGAGAAGGCATCCTGCATCAAGGGTACCCAGGCTATGACACCTCGATCGGCTGGTTTAATTACAGTGATGAGCAAATCAAAGAAAACGTCAAAAAGTCCGTCGATGCCGGATTCACGGCGATGAAACTTAAAGTGGGGTCATCAAACATGGATGCCGACCTGAAACGTACGGAAATTGTCCGGTCAGGGGCAGGCCGTCTCGCGACGCTCATGGTCGACGCCAACCAACAATGGACCCTATCCCGAGCATTGGAATTTGGTGAACGAGCCAAAGATTATAACTTGTTCTGGATTGAGGAGCCTACCCACCCCGATGACATTCTCGGCCACGCGACCCTTGCCAAAGCCTACGCACCACACACCAAGGTTGCCGCAGGTGAACACGTCCCGAATCGCATTATTTTCAAAAATTACTTCCAGGCCAAGGCCTTCGGCTATTGCCAGGCTGATGCTGTCCGGGTCGCCGGAATTAGTGAGTTTTTGGCAATCAGCCTCATGGCACGCCAACGCAATATCCCTGTTGTGCCACACGTTGGTGATATGGGGCAAATCCACCAACACCTTGTCCTTTTTAATCATATCGGCTTGGGTCACGAGGCCTTATTACTCGAGCATATCCCTCACCTGAGCGAACATTTCATTCACCCGTGCCAAGTCTCGGGTGGCGTATATCATACACCTCAAGAACCCGGCATGTCATCCGATTTAAAATAG
- a CDS encoding glycoside hydrolase family 95 protein encodes MHRLTRIFFLLFLSNLTLPAQDKIWFDKPATNWETHALPIGNGSLGAMLYGGTQEMVIHFNQDSLWEGNADDTGWYQSFGHLTFKFDKQIPTYQKYQRELDISTATHHLSYTAGGTTYQRTAFSSTPKGAIILQASADKPAQYSGTISLIDDHGTQANVIGNDTIQFQGSLKNGMRYAAKVKVINHGGTLTNKGNQLHVTNANSLQFILIANTDYIPDHTKKWKGEDPLISINQRIKTIANADFLTLKKQHIDDYQQFYKRVAIDLGTSDQSLNKLNTEARLLRFWKDRNDPDLEELIFNYGRYLLISSSRPGTLPANLQGIWNQSNKPPWRCDYHSDINVDMNYWLAETTNLSELRQPFFNYVLSQLPVSKINTKKKFGFDGYAIQYENGIHGGGSYRWNHSGASWFAQQFWDHYSFTLDKKFLKTQALPVFRSVCEFWEHWLIEKDGQLIAPNGWSAEHGPTEDGVTYDQQFAWDAFTNYIDACKILGNETAHTQKIIKLREKLMPLKIGKWGQLQEWLLVDRDKKQEKHRHLSHLIGFYPGRQINSNTPNLLEAAKISLNARGDKGAGWALPWKAAAWARFGDGNRAHKLLVNKLNPILTTPGRIRSGIDGTSPNLFTIVWGVIQIDGSLGYPAAVAEMLLQSNEAGKVHLLPALPDAWKNGSVKGFKARGGHSIDITWKDGKLTHAVIKTGQSRVPTVLVQGKPIKATDPRINIQ; translated from the coding sequence ATGCATCGACTAACGAGAATATTTTTCCTCCTCTTTCTCAGCAACCTGACACTCCCAGCCCAAGACAAAATCTGGTTCGACAAACCAGCAACGAACTGGGAAACCCACGCCCTACCTATCGGCAATGGATCCCTTGGAGCCATGCTCTACGGTGGGACTCAGGAAATGGTCATCCATTTCAACCAAGACTCGCTCTGGGAAGGCAATGCCGACGACACTGGCTGGTATCAATCTTTTGGCCACCTTACATTCAAATTCGACAAGCAAATTCCCACATACCAGAAATACCAACGAGAGTTGGACATTTCCACCGCCACTCACCACCTCAGCTATACCGCAGGCGGCACGACATACCAGCGCACCGCATTCTCCTCCACGCCCAAGGGAGCCATCATACTCCAAGCCTCAGCTGACAAGCCTGCTCAATACTCGGGCACCATCTCACTTATTGACGACCACGGGACCCAAGCCAACGTGATCGGAAACGACACCATCCAATTCCAAGGTTCATTAAAAAACGGCATGCGCTACGCAGCCAAGGTCAAGGTCATCAACCATGGTGGAACTCTTACAAACAAAGGAAACCAACTCCACGTCACAAACGCCAACAGCCTGCAATTTATCCTTATTGCAAACACGGACTACATCCCAGATCACACAAAAAAATGGAAAGGCGAAGATCCGCTCATCAGCATCAATCAGCGAATCAAAACCATAGCCAACGCCGATTTTTTGACCCTTAAAAAACAGCATATCGACGACTACCAACAGTTTTATAAGCGCGTCGCCATCGATCTCGGAACCAGTGATCAAAGCCTCAATAAACTCAACACCGAAGCCCGTCTGCTTCGTTTCTGGAAAGATCGTAACGACCCCGACTTAGAAGAACTCATCTTCAATTACGGCCGCTATCTCCTTATCTCATCCTCGCGCCCGGGCACCCTACCAGCCAACCTACAAGGGATCTGGAACCAGTCCAACAAGCCACCATGGAGATGTGACTACCACTCGGACATCAACGTAGATATGAACTACTGGCTGGCTGAGACAACGAACCTCTCCGAGCTTCGTCAACCGTTCTTCAACTACGTCCTAAGCCAACTCCCGGTCTCCAAGATCAACACCAAAAAGAAATTTGGATTCGACGGCTACGCCATTCAATATGAAAATGGAATCCATGGTGGAGGATCCTACCGCTGGAATCATTCCGGGGCATCCTGGTTTGCCCAACAATTCTGGGACCACTACAGCTTCACGCTCGATAAAAAATTCCTCAAAACTCAAGCGCTCCCAGTATTCCGAAGCGTCTGTGAATTCTGGGAACATTGGCTGATTGAAAAAGACGGACAACTCATCGCCCCCAATGGATGGTCGGCAGAACATGGCCCCACCGAAGATGGGGTGACCTATGATCAACAATTTGCGTGGGACGCCTTCACCAATTACATTGATGCTTGCAAAATCCTCGGCAATGAAACGGCACACACACAGAAGATCATTAAGCTCCGGGAAAAACTCATGCCTCTCAAAATTGGCAAATGGGGGCAACTCCAAGAATGGCTATTAGTCGACAGGGACAAAAAACAAGAGAAACACCGCCACCTGTCCCACCTCATTGGATTTTACCCGGGAAGACAAATCAACAGCAACACACCTAACCTTCTCGAAGCAGCCAAGATCTCACTCAATGCCCGTGGTGACAAAGGGGCTGGCTGGGCCCTACCATGGAAAGCTGCGGCGTGGGCACGCTTCGGCGATGGCAACCGTGCACATAAGCTTCTGGTCAATAAACTCAACCCGATCCTCACGACTCCAGGGAGAATCCGTAGTGGCATTGATGGAACATCACCCAATCTGTTTACCATCGTCTGGGGGGTCATCCAAATTGATGGCTCCCTCGGGTATCCAGCAGCCGTTGCTGAAATGCTTCTTCAGAGCAACGAAGCCGGCAAAGTCCACCTCCTCCCAGCTCTCCCCGATGCATGGAAAAACGGATCAGTCAAAGGCTTCAAAGCCAGAGGAGGCCACAGCATCGACATCACCTGGAAAGATGGCAAACTGACTCATGCGGTTATTAAAACAGGCCAGTCCCGCGTTCCCACCGTCCTGGTCCAAGGCAAGCCGATCAAAGCAACAGACCCGCGTATCAACATCCAATAA
- a CDS encoding substrate-binding domain-containing protein: protein MKLALALRRSTALRFPVELGIHDYLRDHSEIDVVSVNGTSSLSWKDALSCDPDALIGFLHQPEHVQQLTNMNIPSVCINSIFDHQHVSCVRSDAYAVGVMAANHFLNLQCEDYTFISDVPNHHYSERRQAGFNDTLKTHGIRANCISSNSLDPAVLWLKKKLADKTRSAVFCVNDLTARALLNLLEPRHPDLEDHLILLGVDNDPFYYDNGAVIFSSIDVNHRQVGYQAAQLVHQQYREKTSPPRCIEIPPLQLVNRYRQAQRLQSRHPAVSQALQIIASEYASPDLTPETLAAKCAISVRSLNRSLKTHDYPPLSRCILNARMRAAKELIERSNLTLEQVAFTVGYREYTTFFRAFKKHEGLAPSSYHESP, encoded by the coding sequence ATGAAACTGGCACTCGCACTACGCCGCTCCACAGCTCTACGCTTTCCTGTAGAACTGGGCATTCACGATTATTTAAGGGATCACTCTGAGATCGATGTCGTTAGCGTCAATGGAACCTCCTCCCTATCCTGGAAAGACGCCTTAAGCTGCGATCCCGATGCCCTGATCGGTTTCTTGCATCAACCGGAGCATGTCCAGCAACTCACAAACATGAATATCCCCTCGGTATGCATCAACAGCATATTCGATCATCAACATGTTTCATGCGTCAGATCCGATGCCTATGCAGTGGGAGTGATGGCCGCAAACCATTTTTTAAATCTTCAATGTGAAGATTACACCTTCATCAGCGACGTCCCTAATCATCACTATTCAGAACGACGTCAGGCAGGCTTTAATGACACCCTCAAAACCCACGGCATTCGAGCGAATTGCATTAGCTCAAATTCGTTAGACCCTGCCGTATTGTGGCTGAAAAAGAAACTTGCGGACAAAACAAGATCCGCTGTCTTCTGTGTCAATGACCTTACCGCAAGAGCTCTACTCAACCTCCTGGAACCTCGCCACCCTGATTTGGAAGATCACCTGATCCTCCTTGGTGTCGATAACGATCCTTTCTACTACGACAACGGTGCCGTCATTTTCTCCAGCATCGATGTAAACCATCGCCAGGTCGGGTATCAAGCCGCCCAACTCGTTCACCAGCAATATCGGGAGAAAACCTCACCACCAAGGTGTATTGAAATTCCGCCACTCCAATTGGTCAACAGATACCGCCAGGCTCAACGACTTCAGAGTCGCCACCCTGCAGTCTCACAAGCACTGCAAATAATAGCATCAGAGTATGCGTCCCCTGACCTCACCCCCGAAACACTAGCAGCAAAATGCGCTATCAGCGTCAGATCTCTCAACCGATCTCTAAAAACCCACGATTACCCACCACTCTCCAGGTGCATTCTAAATGCACGAATGAGAGCCGCAAAAGAACTTATTGAACGATCAAACCTGACACTGGAACAAGTAGCGTTCACCGTAGGTTATAGAGAATACACCACCTTCTTCCGAGCCTTCAAAAAACATGAAGGCCTTGCCCCCTCGAGCTACCATGAGAGCCCTTGA
- a CDS encoding SDR family NAD(P)-dependent oxidoreductase → MLLKDQVIVVTGGSEGIGWECSQAYAKAGAKVVILARSNDKIKTAVDAIGPDHHGIACDVSNENDVSASMQSIMAKYGRINAIHNNAGIGSPAKPLHETSLDEWQNLMNINLKSIYLTTRYGFEFLKQSKGCILNTSSLVGVMGQADHAAYTGTKGGVNTLTKSMALDYAPYGIRVNAVCPAGTWTPMLRKWCSEQENAASIEQYLDDIHPLGNCPEGDVIADPCVFLLSKMARFITGHILHVGGGAEIGYRR, encoded by the coding sequence ATGTTGCTAAAAGATCAGGTCATTGTCGTCACCGGTGGATCAGAGGGCATTGGCTGGGAGTGCTCCCAGGCTTATGCCAAAGCGGGAGCCAAAGTCGTTATCCTCGCCCGTTCGAATGACAAAATCAAAACGGCGGTGGATGCCATAGGACCGGATCACCATGGTATTGCCTGCGACGTATCAAATGAAAATGATGTCTCGGCATCCATGCAGTCGATTATGGCTAAATATGGACGAATCAATGCCATCCACAATAACGCAGGGATAGGATCGCCGGCAAAGCCTCTGCACGAAACCTCCCTCGATGAATGGCAGAACCTGATGAACATCAATCTGAAAAGCATCTACCTAACCACGCGCTATGGTTTTGAATTTCTAAAACAATCCAAAGGCTGCATCCTCAATACCTCATCACTCGTAGGCGTCATGGGGCAAGCCGATCATGCGGCCTACACTGGCACCAAAGGAGGCGTCAATACCTTGACGAAGTCCATGGCTCTTGACTATGCACCATACGGCATCCGAGTGAATGCGGTCTGCCCTGCGGGCACATGGACCCCCATGCTTAGAAAATGGTGCTCGGAACAAGAAAACGCCGCTTCGATTGAACAATACCTGGACGACATCCACCCTCTTGGCAATTGCCCAGAAGGTGACGTCATAGCGGACCCTTGCGTATTCCTCCTATCAAAAATGGCCCGCTTCATTACAGGCCACATCCTTCATGTTGGAGGAGGTGCCGAGATTGGCTATAGAAGGTAA
- the metH gene encoding methionine synthase, with translation MSEPHISPELRPISHRPDATKSLTSALEQRIMMLDGAMGTTIRGYGLKESDARGERFKDTEKDLLNNGDILSLTRPDVILDIHKRFLKAGSDIIETNSFSGTAIAQSEFFVEDPRESGNGRKDPDFYQKVIDDPFLQNLAWEINVESAKLARKACDEMAEATGIPRYAAGAIGPMTVGLNNSAVDPDDPGFRVVTFDQVYIDYKRQIRALIHGGVDILMVETIFDALNSKAALVACQDVFEEENIHLPIIISAAVGRGGETMISAQKAEALWNAVAHVKPLAIGLNCSLGPDEMRPFIAELSRVAECFVSCYPNAGMPDPLSPTGFPFLPDDMYGHLRDFAKSGFINLSGGCCGNTPEHIAAIARGVKDIQPRKLPVIEPRLRLSGTEPYNHTPDKNFLMIGERTNVAGSPRFRRLVQEGKLEDALAVARQQVDNGAPVIDICFDDGLIDGVEMMTRYLNLVQSEPDITKVPITVDSSKWEILLAGLKCLQGKGIVNSISLKEGEEPFKQQAKTIMKFGAAVVVMAFDEHGQAATYEDKVRICERAYRILVDEVGFNPEDIIFDPAILTVGTGIEEHNNYAVDFFKATRWIKENLPGAKVSGGVSNISFAFRGNNPVREAMHSAFLYHAGKAGMDMGIVNAGMLEVYDDIKPDMLQHVEDVLLNRDPDATERLLDFAEQFKGIKKSTQKEDLAWRKEPVEKRLEHALLKGIDTFIEEDTEEARQKYKVPLKVIEGPLMDGMGVVGDLFGAGKMFLPQVVKSARVMKKSVAYLDPFMLEEKEIKISESAAAFMAADADLDEASAREQAEKSMTAGRVVMATVKGDVHDIGKNIVGVVLACNGFEVIDLGVMVPCEKILEIAKQRHADIIGLSGLITPSLDEMVHVAKEMERQEMNLPILLGGATTSAAHTAVKIDPHYSGPVIHVLDASRSVPVTTALLSEDQRDGFLEETKDRYQKLRDGFNRKDKASVSLRDAQTKRFQPQTKWADYTPPQPSFTGTRTINDQSLRELSEYIDWTPFFHAWELRGVWDREAKVLKTKNAEAAEVAGKLYEDAQELLQDIISNKRFKASGIYGFFPAHAEGDDIILPTKNATFHTLRQQTDKSSSKPNYALSDFISPEAHGSDHIGAFVVGIHGADEWAAELRDKHELDSAIMVQAIADRLAEAFAELLHHRARVDWGYERTNEFNHNELIKEIYQGIRPAPGYPAQPDHTEKETLFRLLNAAEETGVDLTESCAMHPGSAVSGLLFSHPESRYFAITDLQKDQVENYAQRKGWDLETSEKWLGPWLGY, from the coding sequence ATGTCCGAACCACACATCTCACCTGAATTACGCCCCATTTCCCACCGGCCCGATGCCACCAAATCGCTCACCAGCGCCTTGGAACAACGTATTATGATGCTCGATGGAGCGATGGGAACCACCATCCGTGGCTACGGCCTGAAAGAATCCGATGCCCGGGGAGAACGTTTCAAAGATACAGAAAAAGACCTTCTCAATAATGGCGATATTCTGTCCCTCACCCGACCGGATGTCATTCTGGATATCCACAAACGCTTTCTGAAAGCAGGCTCCGACATCATTGAAACCAATTCCTTTTCCGGAACCGCTATCGCCCAGTCGGAGTTTTTTGTCGAAGACCCCCGCGAATCTGGTAATGGGCGCAAGGACCCGGACTTTTACCAAAAGGTCATCGATGACCCCTTCCTTCAGAATCTCGCATGGGAAATCAACGTCGAGTCGGCCAAACTGGCTCGCAAGGCCTGCGACGAAATGGCAGAAGCCACCGGTATCCCACGCTACGCCGCCGGAGCAATCGGCCCGATGACCGTCGGCTTGAACAACTCCGCCGTCGATCCTGACGACCCCGGGTTCCGGGTGGTGACCTTTGATCAGGTCTATATCGACTACAAACGTCAAATCCGTGCCCTCATTCATGGCGGAGTGGACATCCTTATGGTGGAAACCATTTTCGACGCCCTGAATTCCAAAGCGGCCCTCGTTGCCTGTCAGGATGTCTTCGAGGAAGAAAACATTCACCTCCCGATCATCATTTCAGCAGCTGTCGGCCGCGGCGGCGAAACCATGATCTCCGCCCAAAAGGCCGAGGCCCTCTGGAATGCCGTCGCCCACGTCAAGCCGCTCGCCATCGGTTTGAACTGCTCTCTCGGGCCGGATGAAATGCGCCCCTTCATTGCGGAGCTCAGTCGCGTCGCCGAGTGTTTTGTTTCATGCTACCCGAATGCAGGCATGCCGGATCCGCTTTCACCCACGGGGTTCCCCTTCCTGCCGGATGACATGTACGGACACTTACGCGACTTCGCCAAATCCGGCTTTATCAACCTTTCCGGCGGATGCTGCGGCAACACCCCGGAGCACATCGCCGCCATTGCGCGTGGAGTCAAAGATATTCAACCTCGTAAGCTGCCCGTCATCGAACCCCGGCTCCGCCTCTCCGGAACCGAACCCTACAACCACACCCCGGATAAAAATTTCCTGATGATTGGTGAACGCACCAACGTCGCAGGCTCTCCACGCTTCCGCAGGCTCGTCCAGGAAGGCAAACTCGAAGACGCCCTCGCCGTCGCCCGCCAACAAGTTGACAACGGAGCCCCAGTGATCGACATCTGTTTTGATGACGGTCTGATCGATGGCGTGGAAATGATGACCCGCTACCTCAATCTGGTGCAATCTGAGCCAGACATCACCAAGGTGCCGATTACCGTCGATTCGTCAAAATGGGAAATTTTGTTAGCAGGCCTCAAGTGCCTGCAAGGCAAGGGAATCGTCAACTCAATATCACTCAAGGAAGGTGAAGAGCCATTCAAGCAACAAGCGAAGACCATCATGAAATTCGGAGCAGCCGTCGTGGTGATGGCCTTTGATGAACATGGCCAAGCCGCGACCTATGAGGACAAAGTCCGCATCTGTGAACGAGCCTACCGCATCCTTGTTGATGAAGTTGGCTTCAACCCGGAAGACATCATTTTCGACCCCGCCATCCTGACCGTTGGCACCGGCATCGAGGAACATAACAACTACGCTGTCGATTTTTTCAAAGCCACCCGATGGATCAAAGAAAACCTCCCTGGCGCGAAAGTCTCCGGCGGAGTTTCTAACATTTCCTTTGCCTTCCGAGGAAACAATCCAGTGCGTGAAGCCATGCACTCCGCCTTCCTCTATCACGCAGGCAAAGCCGGCATGGATATGGGCATCGTCAATGCCGGCATGCTGGAGGTTTACGACGACATCAAACCGGACATGCTCCAACACGTCGAAGACGTCCTGCTCAACCGCGACCCGGATGCCACCGAACGATTGCTCGACTTCGCCGAGCAATTCAAAGGCATCAAAAAATCCACTCAAAAAGAAGACCTCGCCTGGCGCAAGGAGCCAGTCGAAAAACGCCTGGAACACGCGTTGCTTAAGGGGATCGACACCTTCATCGAAGAAGATACGGAAGAAGCTCGGCAAAAGTACAAGGTGCCGCTGAAAGTGATCGAAGGCCCACTGATGGACGGCATGGGGGTGGTCGGAGACCTCTTTGGCGCCGGCAAGATGTTCCTTCCCCAAGTGGTCAAGTCCGCCCGCGTGATGAAAAAGTCCGTTGCCTACCTCGACCCGTTTATGCTCGAGGAAAAGGAAATAAAAATCTCGGAATCAGCAGCTGCATTCATGGCCGCCGATGCCGACCTCGACGAGGCAAGTGCACGCGAACAGGCAGAAAAATCCATGACCGCAGGCCGTGTTGTCATGGCGACCGTCAAAGGAGACGTTCACGACATTGGGAAAAATATCGTTGGCGTGGTTCTCGCCTGCAATGGCTTTGAAGTCATCGACCTCGGCGTCATGGTCCCCTGTGAAAAAATCCTCGAAATCGCCAAGCAAAGACACGCCGACATTATTGGACTCTCTGGATTGATCACCCCATCGTTAGATGAGATGGTCCATGTTGCCAAGGAGATGGAGAGACAAGAAATGAATCTTCCAATTTTGTTAGGAGGTGCCACCACCAGTGCTGCCCACACCGCAGTAAAAATCGACCCCCACTATTCCGGGCCGGTGATCCACGTCCTCGATGCCTCCCGCTCCGTCCCCGTGACCACTGCCTTACTCAGTGAGGACCAACGAGATGGCTTCCTTGAGGAAACAAAAGATCGTTACCAAAAGCTACGGGATGGTTTCAACCGCAAAGACAAGGCGAGCGTCAGTCTGCGGGATGCGCAAACCAAGCGTTTCCAACCTCAAACCAAGTGGGCCGATTACACACCACCTCAACCGTCTTTCACTGGCACGCGCACGATCAACGATCAATCACTGCGCGAGCTCTCCGAATATATCGACTGGACGCCCTTCTTCCACGCATGGGAGCTCCGCGGCGTATGGGACCGTGAGGCCAAGGTTCTTAAAACCAAAAATGCAGAGGCTGCGGAAGTTGCCGGCAAACTCTACGAGGATGCTCAAGAGCTGCTCCAAGATATCATCAGCAACAAGCGCTTCAAAGCCAGCGGCATCTACGGTTTTTTTCCAGCCCATGCCGAGGGCGACGACATCATTCTGCCCACCAAGAATGCCACCTTCCACACCCTTCGCCAGCAAACAGACAAGTCCAGCAGCAAGCCGAACTACGCACTCAGTGATTTTATCTCACCCGAGGCTCATGGATCCGACCACATCGGAGCATTTGTTGTGGGCATCCACGGTGCGGACGAATGGGCGGCCGAACTGCGGGACAAACATGAACTCGACTCTGCCATCATGGTCCAAGCCATTGCGGACCGACTCGCCGAAGCCTTTGCCGAGCTGCTGCACCATCGTGCCAGAGTTGATTGGGGATACGAGCGGACTAACGAATTCAATCACAACGAGCTGATCAAGGAGATCTATCAGGGTATCCGCCCGGCTCCCGGTTATCCGGCACAGCCGGATCACACGGAAAAAGAAACGTTGTTCCGATTGCTCAACGCAGCAGAAGAAACCGGTGTGGACCTCACCGAATCCTGCGCCATGCATCCCGGATCAGCTGTTTCAGGTCTGCTATTCTCCCACCCGGAAAGTCGCTACTTTGCCATTACCGACCTGCAAAAAGATCAGGTGGAAAACTACGCCCAACGCAAAGGATGGGATCTGGAAACCTCTGAAAAATGGCTCGGCCCCTGGCTCGGGTATTGA